A single window of Pseudarthrobacter psychrotolerans DNA harbors:
- a CDS encoding phospholipase C, phosphocholine-specific — translation MAGLDRRRFLQLSAAGAAGTAISQMLGESIARAAEIPANRATGSIKDVEHVVIFMQENRALDHYFGTLKGVRGFADPHPAILPSGKDVWHQNNGSRDVLPYHPDAPDLGMQFMEDLDHSWKLTHEAFNNGKYDQWLPAKSEATMAFYGRKDIPFHFALADAFTVCDQYHCSTLGPTDPNRYFMFAGGDDPDGKGGGPDLWNDEKGYWWSTYPEELEKAGVSWKIYQDIGNGLDANGYWGWTNDAYIGNYGDNSLLYFKQYQDAKPGSPLYEKARTGTSAKTGEDLFRVLREDVKSGKLPQVSYIVAPEAYSEHSNWPPNFGAWYTANILDILTSNPEVWSKTAVLFMYDENDGFFDHIVPPHPNTPQIPGASTVSTAGEWYDGTPTFYGSNDVPGQFGLGVRVPMIVLSPWSMGGWVCSETFDHTSIIRFLEARFGVASPNITPWRRAISGDLTSAFDFTAAGGAAPAMPDTSAYKPADHNRHPNYVPTPPATNSMPTQEKGTRPSRPLGYALDLETKIDAGKLTAHWANRGTLGAHVQVRSNLLPQAPYSYTIGATASLDASWALGAEYDVHMHGPAGWYRRLAGTTAAADLRVTVTADGKSPQAQFRIENTGPAGVALTLKDAYGAGSQTLSLTPGQGKTVVIPTQGGWYDLTITSAADAKLIRVLAGRLENGRHLTSDPQLGR, via the coding sequence ATGGCAGGTTTGGACCGCCGACGTTTTCTTCAGCTTTCGGCCGCTGGCGCCGCCGGCACCGCGATCTCGCAGATGCTTGGGGAGAGCATCGCCCGGGCTGCGGAGATCCCGGCCAACCGGGCCACGGGTTCGATCAAGGACGTCGAGCATGTTGTGATCTTCATGCAGGAGAACCGGGCCCTGGACCACTACTTCGGTACCCTGAAGGGCGTGCGCGGTTTCGCTGATCCGCACCCTGCGATCCTCCCGAGCGGGAAGGACGTGTGGCATCAGAACAACGGCAGCCGCGACGTCCTCCCATACCACCCTGACGCACCGGATCTGGGTATGCAGTTCATGGAGGACCTCGATCACTCGTGGAAGCTCACTCATGAGGCGTTCAACAACGGTAAGTACGACCAGTGGCTTCCGGCGAAGTCTGAGGCGACCATGGCCTTCTACGGGCGCAAGGACATCCCGTTCCACTTCGCCCTCGCCGACGCCTTCACGGTCTGCGACCAGTACCATTGCTCCACCCTTGGCCCCACAGACCCGAACCGCTACTTCATGTTCGCCGGCGGCGACGACCCGGACGGCAAGGGCGGCGGCCCCGACCTGTGGAACGACGAGAAGGGCTACTGGTGGAGCACATACCCCGAGGAACTCGAAAAGGCCGGAGTCTCCTGGAAGATTTACCAGGACATCGGCAACGGCCTCGATGCCAACGGCTACTGGGGCTGGACCAACGACGCATACATCGGGAACTACGGTGACAACTCGCTGCTGTATTTCAAGCAGTACCAGGACGCGAAACCCGGAAGCCCGTTGTATGAGAAGGCCCGCACCGGCACCAGCGCCAAGACCGGCGAGGACCTCTTCCGCGTCCTTCGGGAGGACGTGAAATCGGGCAAGCTTCCGCAGGTGTCCTACATCGTAGCCCCGGAGGCCTACTCCGAGCACTCGAACTGGCCGCCGAACTTCGGCGCCTGGTATACGGCGAACATCCTGGACATCCTCACCTCCAACCCCGAGGTGTGGAGCAAGACGGCAGTGCTGTTCATGTACGACGAGAACGACGGGTTCTTCGACCACATCGTCCCGCCCCACCCGAACACCCCGCAGATCCCGGGCGCGTCCACAGTCTCGACAGCCGGCGAGTGGTACGACGGCACCCCGACGTTCTACGGCAGCAACGACGTCCCGGGGCAATTCGGCCTAGGCGTGCGCGTACCGATGATTGTCCTCTCCCCGTGGAGCATGGGCGGCTGGGTCTGTTCCGAGACCTTCGACCACACCTCGATCATCCGCTTCCTCGAGGCCCGCTTCGGCGTGGCCTCACCGAACATCACGCCGTGGCGCCGCGCTATCAGCGGCGACCTCACCAGCGCGTTCGACTTCACCGCGGCCGGCGGCGCGGCGCCAGCCATGCCGGACACCTCGGCATACAAGCCTGCTGACCACAACCGCCACCCGAACTACGTTCCGACGCCCCCGGCCACGAACTCGATGCCCACACAGGAGAAGGGCACGCGTCCGTCCCGACCGCTCGGCTACGCCCTCGACCTCGAGACGAAGATCGACGCCGGCAAGCTCACCGCCCACTGGGCCAACCGGGGCACCCTCGGCGCCCACGTGCAGGTCCGCTCGAACCTGCTGCCGCAGGCCCCGTACTCATACACGATCGGGGCAACGGCCTCCCTCGACGCGTCCTGGGCGCTCGGCGCCGAGTACGACGTGCACATGCACGGCCCGGCCGGCTGGTACCGGCGCCTTGCCGGCACGACGGCAGCCGCGGACCTCCGCGTCACGGTCACCGCCGACGGCAAATCGCCGCAAGCACAGTTCCGGATCGAGAACACCGGCCCCGCCGGCGTAGCCCTGACCCTCAAGGACGCCTACGGCGCCGGCTCCCAGACCCTCTCACTCACCCCTGGCCAGGGCAAGACCGTCGTCATCCCAACCCAGGGCGGCTGGTACGACCTGACCATCACCTCCGCAGCGGACGCCAAGCTCATCCGCGTCCTGGCCGGCCGGCTCGAAAACGGCCGGCACCTCACGAGCGACCCCCAACTGGGCCGATGA
- a CDS encoding alkaline phosphatase family protein yields the protein MLSMLKNRAAGAAALAATIALTGSAAVGAAAPADAQTTSGAVTQASGQGTNGPDHVFVIMMENHGSDQVIGNTADAPYINTLAQRYNTAANYHGVTHPSLPNYLATISGSSQGIWDDCKAGADVKCAPEEFVPGSSDPEATGLLTPAQVANASSTPHMFSGQTIVDQLESKGLSWKAYMENLPSTGSQVEYAPTIGSTTVKLYAQKHNPFMYFSNINYPGSPRLQNIVPLENNLKTDLASGTVPNFVWISPNQCHDMHGISPSGAALIGLPQCGYPDSGLDHGAIQLGDTYVKQTVQQIMDSPTWKTTKSSIVLAWDENDYSGSTGGPGSPVGQNGAVLGGGHAPMIVINSAEGPHKTTNQLSDHYTLLSTIEHLWHLDCLANTCSPTTSGIFEKLFRP from the coding sequence ATGCTCAGCATGCTGAAAAACCGGGCGGCAGGAGCGGCGGCGCTTGCTGCCACCATCGCCCTCACCGGATCCGCAGCCGTCGGCGCTGCTGCACCCGCAGACGCTCAAACGACGTCCGGCGCTGTCACCCAGGCCAGCGGACAGGGGACGAACGGTCCTGACCACGTCTTCGTCATCATGATGGAGAACCACGGCTCCGACCAGGTCATCGGCAACACCGCCGACGCGCCCTACATCAATACCCTCGCCCAGCGCTACAACACAGCGGCGAACTACCACGGCGTCACCCACCCGAGCCTGCCCAACTACCTCGCAACCATCTCGGGAAGCTCCCAGGGCATCTGGGACGACTGCAAAGCCGGCGCAGATGTTAAGTGTGCCCCCGAAGAGTTTGTCCCCGGCTCCAGCGACCCGGAAGCCACAGGGCTCCTCACCCCGGCCCAGGTCGCCAACGCCTCATCCACGCCGCACATGTTCTCCGGCCAAACCATCGTGGACCAGCTCGAGAGCAAGGGCCTGAGCTGGAAGGCGTACATGGAGAACCTCCCAAGCACCGGCTCCCAGGTCGAATACGCGCCCACGATCGGCTCAACCACGGTCAAACTGTACGCGCAGAAACACAACCCCTTCATGTACTTCTCGAACATCAACTACCCCGGCAGCCCGCGCCTGCAAAACATCGTGCCCCTGGAGAACAACCTGAAGACCGACCTCGCCAGCGGCACCGTGCCGAACTTCGTCTGGATCAGCCCGAACCAGTGCCACGACATGCACGGGATCTCCCCGTCCGGGGCGGCCCTGATCGGCCTGCCCCAGTGCGGCTACCCGGACTCCGGCCTTGACCACGGCGCGATCCAGCTCGGTGACACCTACGTCAAGCAGACCGTCCAGCAGATCATGGACTCCCCAACGTGGAAGACGACCAAGTCCAGCATCGTCCTGGCCTGGGACGAGAACGACTACTCCGGATCCACCGGTGGCCCGGGCAGCCCGGTCGGTCAGAACGGCGCCGTCCTCGGCGGCGGTCACGCCCCCATGATCGTCATCAACTCAGCGGAGGGCCCGCACAAGACAACCAACCAGCTGTCCGACCACTACACCCTGCTCTCCACCATCGAGCACCTGTGGCACCTGGATTGCCTGGCCAACACCTGCTCACCGACCACATCAGGCATATTCGAGAAACTCTTCCGCCCCTGA
- a CDS encoding IS3 family transposase (programmed frameshift), which yields MSSRRKYSSEFKAEAIELVISSGRPVIQVAADIGVNEGTLGNWVRVWKEEHPDVGADEPGPVEWAKYKALQAENAELKREIEFLGKSQRLLRREATIDDYYAFIWQEKAYYKIDWMCQQLKVPRSSYYRWTLPKGPTPTQVRHNKLTVEVERVFGREKGMAGRDQITTILGHEGGVAVAPGTVGSIMKKQGLRAVRMRAWKKTTVVDPAARTGHIRNHMQDGEGNRDFTATVPGTRMVGDITYLQTGSGWLYLATVIDLATRMVVGWSMASHMRTSLIIDALTMARDHGRLHSGGAVFHSDRGSQYTSAGFQGWCAANSVTQSMGVVGVCWDNAVAESFFSHLKTEMYHHHDFPNHMAARTAVMEYIESWYNRRRPHANNLGLPPARALAEYQNKIHQIAA from the exons ATGTCTAGTCGTCGTAAATACAGCTCGGAGTTCAAGGCTGAGGCCATTGAGTTGGTGATTTCCTCGGGTCGTCCTGTTATTCAGGTCGCGGCCGATATTGGGGTCAATGAAGGGACGTTGGGGAATTGGGTGCGGGTCTGGAAGGAAGAGCATCCCGACGTGGGTGCCGATGAGCCGGGCCCTGTGGAGTGGGCGAAGTACAAGGCGCTGCAGGCCGAGAACGCCGAGCTGAAACGGGAAATCGAGTTCCTGG GGAAAAGTCAGCGCCTTCTTCGCCGCGAAGCAACGATAGACGACTACTACGCGTTTATCTGGCAGGAGAAGGCCTACTACAAGATCGACTGGATGTGCCAGCAGTTGAAGGTCCCCAGGTCCTCGTATTACCGATGGACGTTGCCGAAGGGCCCGACCCCGACACAGGTCCGCCACAACAAGCTGACCGTGGAGGTGGAGCGCGTGTTTGGGCGCGAGAAGGGCATGGCCGGGCGGGACCAGATCACCACGATCCTGGGCCATGAGGGCGGCGTCGCGGTGGCGCCGGGCACGGTGGGTTCCATCATGAAGAAGCAGGGGCTGCGGGCGGTGCGGATGCGTGCGTGGAAGAAGACCACGGTCGTTGACCCGGCGGCCAGGACCGGGCATATCCGCAACCATATGCAGGACGGTGAGGGCAACCGTGATTTCACCGCCACCGTGCCGGGAACCCGGATGGTCGGGGACATTACCTACCTGCAAACGGGTTCCGGATGGCTGTACCTGGCCACCGTGATCGATCTGGCGACCCGGATGGTTGTGGGCTGGTCGATGGCCTCCCATATGCGTACGTCGTTGATCATTGACGCGCTGACCATGGCACGTGACCATGGCCGGCTTCACTCCGGCGGGGCGGTCTTTCACAGCGACCGTGGCTCGCAGTACACCTCTGCCGGGTTCCAGGGCTGGTGCGCGGCGAACAGCGTTACCCAGTCCATGGGCGTGGTCGGTGTGTGCTGGGACAACGCGGTGGCCGAGTCGTTCTTCTCGCACCTGAAGACCGAGATGTACCACCACCACGATTTCCCCAATCACATGGCAGCCAGGACCGCTGTGATGGAATACATCGAATCCTGGTACAACCGGCGCCGGCCCCATGCCAACAACCTGGGCCTGCCCCCGGCACGCGCCCTGGCCGAATACCAAAACAAGATCCACCAGATAGCAGCGTAA
- a CDS encoding GNAT family protein, translated as MFKPRQLSENVSMRTLRSSDASALAAAYVRNRAYLSSWEPVRPEEYYTEKWQAADIASRLVAADAGEGLPFGLFAGDALVGRFNLAGIVRGPFQSAGLGYWVDGAYAGRGLASAAVQIIVETAHDVLGLHRIEASTLLHNAGSQRVLWKAGFRQIGMAPRYLKIAGKWQDHNLYQVVLHE; from the coding sequence GTGTTTAAACCGCGTCAGCTCAGTGAAAATGTCAGTATGCGCACATTGCGCTCGAGTGATGCGTCAGCGCTGGCAGCTGCGTATGTGCGCAACCGTGCATACCTTTCTTCCTGGGAGCCGGTGCGTCCCGAGGAGTACTACACCGAGAAATGGCAGGCTGCGGATATTGCGAGTCGCCTTGTTGCGGCTGATGCCGGGGAAGGGCTCCCTTTTGGGTTATTTGCTGGCGACGCCCTTGTCGGCAGATTCAACTTGGCCGGCATCGTGCGTGGACCGTTCCAAAGTGCAGGTCTAGGTTACTGGGTGGATGGCGCTTACGCGGGCCGTGGTCTGGCATCCGCTGCCGTCCAGATAATCGTCGAAACGGCACATGACGTACTTGGGCTGCACCGCATAGAGGCGAGTACTCTCCTCCACAATGCTGGTTCGCAACGGGTTCTGTGGAAGGCGGGATTCCGGCAGATCGGGATGGCTCCGCGGTACTTGAAAATTGCCGGGAAATGGCAAGACCACAACCTATACCAAGTTGTCCTTCACGAATAA
- a CDS encoding IS256 family transposase produces the protein MAATLEAVPSTKTAEKKTEISEADAARELVRMAKEQGLSLTGPDGLLKQLTRTVIETALDEEMTEHLGYEKHDTAGKQTGNSRNGVRPKTVLTETTGPVEVDVPRDREGTFEPVIVKKRQRRLTGVDEMVLSLYAKGLTTGEISAHFAEIYGASVSKETVSRITDRVLEEMAAWQNRPLDEVYAAIFIDAIVVKIRDGQVANRPVYAAIGVTLDGEKDILGLWAGTGGEGAKFWMSVLTDIKNRGVKDTFFLVCDGLKGLPEVVTNVWPLTTVQTCIIHLIRNTFRLASKKDWDALKRDVKPIYTAVNAAAARAAFEELTERWGKKYGAIVRLWENAWEEFIPFLDYDVEIRRVICSTNAIESLNARYRRAVKARGHFPTEQAALKCLYLVTRSLDPTGAGKTRWAVRWKPALNAFAITFSDRFPAAESY, from the coding sequence ATGGCCGCAACACTTGAGGCTGTGCCGAGTACGAAAACCGCTGAGAAGAAGACAGAAATATCCGAGGCCGACGCTGCCCGTGAGCTGGTCAGAATGGCGAAGGAACAGGGCCTGTCCCTGACCGGTCCTGACGGTCTGCTCAAGCAGCTGACCAGGACCGTGATCGAGACCGCGCTCGATGAGGAAATGACCGAGCATCTCGGATATGAAAAGCACGATACGGCCGGTAAGCAGACCGGCAACTCCCGCAACGGGGTGCGCCCGAAAACGGTGTTGACGGAGACCACCGGCCCCGTGGAGGTGGACGTGCCGAGGGACCGGGAAGGAACGTTCGAGCCGGTCATCGTCAAGAAGCGCCAGCGCCGCCTGACCGGGGTCGATGAGATGGTCCTCTCGCTCTACGCCAAGGGCCTGACCACCGGGGAAATCAGCGCGCACTTCGCCGAGATCTACGGTGCGTCGGTGTCGAAGGAGACGGTCTCGCGGATCACCGACAGGGTGCTCGAGGAGATGGCCGCGTGGCAGAACCGGCCGCTGGATGAGGTCTACGCGGCGATCTTCATCGACGCCATCGTCGTCAAGATCCGGGACGGGCAGGTCGCCAACCGGCCCGTCTACGCCGCGATCGGGGTCACCCTCGACGGTGAGAAGGACATCCTGGGGCTGTGGGCCGGGACCGGCGGGGAGGGCGCGAAGTTCTGGATGAGCGTGCTCACCGACATCAAGAACCGCGGCGTCAAAGACACCTTCTTCCTGGTCTGCGACGGCCTCAAAGGCCTGCCCGAAGTCGTCACCAACGTCTGGCCGCTGACGACCGTGCAGACCTGCATCATTCACCTGATCCGGAATACCTTCCGGCTGGCCTCGAAGAAGGACTGGGACGCGCTCAAACGCGATGTGAAGCCCATCTACACCGCTGTGAATGCTGCGGCGGCCAGAGCGGCTTTCGAGGAGCTCACGGAGCGCTGGGGCAAGAAATACGGGGCGATCGTGCGGCTCTGGGAGAACGCATGGGAGGAATTCATCCCGTTCCTGGACTACGACGTGGAAATCCGGCGCGTGATCTGCTCGACCAACGCGATCGAATCCCTCAACGCCAGGTACCGGCGCGCCGTGAAGGCCCGGGGTCATTTCCCCACCGAACAGGCTGCGCTAAAGTGCCTCTATCTGGTCACCCGATCCCTCGATCCGACCGGTGCCGGCAAGACCAGATGGGCCGTGCGTTGGAAGCCCGCTTTGAACGCCTTCGCCATCACCTTCAGCGACCGATTCCCGGCCGCCGAAAGCTACTAA
- a CDS encoding CU044_5270 family protein — MNELTLLQAMRDKTLVASDAAVEDGRRKLLHRIDPSLPHHRPAPRRRTAMKIGIASVATAAVVAALVAGDVAGPTGWRGAATAQAAQVLNDAAQNTIETADPVVNPGQYLKIQSSNLWGSFSTDEKGKEFQWLDTEHMTMYIPADRNGEWVWERSGRIPTTFFDEASKEHALSIQTNEPTGHVLRGANGGFYGAPDQSGFPSPDYLNSLPRDPHMLLNNIFKRTLGQGQSIDGEALVFIADLLRTGMVPADLRAALYKAAALIPGVTVTDDKATLDGRKGIAIGRVEEASHTRQDIIIDPKTGLLIGERQVLTQAQGTMPAGTAITLTTIETSVADTAP; from the coding sequence ATGAACGAGCTAACGCTCCTGCAGGCAATGCGTGACAAGACGCTTGTAGCCAGCGACGCCGCAGTAGAAGACGGGCGCAGGAAGCTGCTCCACCGCATCGACCCTTCCCTGCCACACCACCGCCCAGCACCCCGCCGGCGGACTGCTATGAAGATCGGAATTGCTTCCGTAGCGACAGCTGCAGTTGTGGCCGCTCTCGTCGCGGGTGACGTAGCTGGCCCCACAGGCTGGCGCGGGGCTGCAACAGCCCAAGCAGCACAAGTACTCAACGATGCCGCCCAAAACACCATTGAAACCGCGGACCCCGTAGTGAACCCAGGGCAGTACCTGAAAATTCAGAGCAGCAACCTTTGGGGCTCTTTCTCAACCGACGAAAAGGGCAAAGAGTTTCAGTGGCTCGACACGGAGCACATGACCATGTATATCCCCGCCGACCGCAACGGTGAGTGGGTGTGGGAACGATCAGGGCGGATCCCAACAACGTTCTTTGACGAGGCATCCAAAGAACACGCGCTTAGCATCCAGACGAACGAACCCACGGGACATGTACTGCGAGGAGCAAACGGGGGCTTCTACGGCGCACCCGATCAATCCGGATTCCCCTCGCCCGACTACCTGAACTCCCTCCCCCGCGACCCGCACATGCTCCTAAACAACATCTTCAAAAGGACATTGGGACAGGGCCAATCCATAGACGGCGAGGCGCTGGTCTTCATTGCCGACCTGCTCCGCACGGGCATGGTTCCAGCAGATCTCCGAGCCGCCCTCTACAAGGCCGCAGCACTGATTCCAGGAGTCACGGTCACGGATGATAAAGCCACCCTGGATGGACGCAAAGGCATCGCAATCGGACGCGTGGAAGAAGCCTCACATACTCGACAGGACATCATCATAGATCCCAAAACCGGCCTACTAATCGGCGAACGCCAAGTTCTAACCCAAGCACAAGGGACCATGCCAGCCGGAACAGCCATTACGTTGACGACCATCGAAACCTCAGTGGCCGACACCGCACCTTAG
- a CDS encoding sigma-70 family RNA polymerase sigma factor, with protein MTTDSELIHRSRDDPQAFAVLYDKYCRAVHRYAATRAGESIADDVMSQTFLVAFESRESFDHEWEDARPWLFGIATNLLRRHHRTEARRLKAFARAAGRDSYGDGTDRVAERLDAAAATANLAAATRKLAPTDRECLLLYAWADLTYEGIALATGVPVGTVRSRLNRARRILRDAAALHHIIDKEIDHERANAPAGNA; from the coding sequence GTGACGACCGACAGTGAACTAATCCATAGATCTCGCGATGATCCCCAGGCCTTCGCTGTGCTGTACGACAAATATTGCCGCGCAGTGCACCGATACGCGGCGACCAGGGCAGGTGAATCCATTGCCGATGACGTGATGTCGCAGACCTTTTTGGTTGCCTTCGAAAGCAGGGAGTCCTTCGACCACGAATGGGAGGACGCCAGGCCCTGGCTCTTCGGTATCGCAACCAACCTGCTTCGGCGCCATCACCGCACCGAAGCAAGAAGGCTCAAGGCATTCGCCAGGGCAGCCGGCCGGGACAGCTACGGCGACGGAACCGACCGCGTTGCCGAACGACTTGACGCCGCCGCCGCTACGGCGAACCTCGCTGCGGCTACGCGGAAGCTCGCCCCCACCGACCGGGAATGCCTCCTGCTCTACGCCTGGGCCGACCTCACCTATGAAGGCATAGCCCTGGCAACAGGAGTGCCGGTGGGCACCGTCAGATCACGGCTCAACAGGGCCCGACGCATCCTCCGTGATGCAGCCGCCCTCCACCACATTATTGACAAGGAGATTGATCATGAACGAGCTAACGCTCCTGCAGGCAATGCGTGA
- a CDS encoding MepB family protein → MSGVKVHPDVAMVMRILGDLALACSPAILEADNAEYGAAISEIGRSPVRFRVGKLTPTKVGLFVTVWRRSLGGSTEPLPAEEYTDMLVVCVREDSRVGAFAFPKAALVKHGVVSVGGAGGKRGFRVYPPWSATTNRQAKNSQQWQCDYFFEVADESAIHPQRALRLFVAAKTDSAAFGQRGQVSGGPR, encoded by the coding sequence ATGTCTGGTGTTAAGGTCCATCCGGATGTCGCCATGGTGATGAGGATTCTCGGCGACCTCGCGCTCGCCTGTTCTCCCGCCATACTCGAGGCCGACAACGCTGAGTACGGTGCCGCGATCTCGGAAATCGGCCGGTCCCCGGTCCGGTTCCGGGTCGGCAAGCTGACCCCGACGAAGGTGGGATTGTTCGTGACGGTGTGGCGGCGCTCCCTGGGTGGGTCGACCGAACCTCTGCCTGCGGAGGAGTACACCGACATGCTGGTGGTCTGCGTGCGGGAGGATTCCCGAGTCGGAGCATTCGCATTTCCGAAGGCGGCGCTGGTCAAGCATGGCGTCGTGTCTGTGGGGGGCGCCGGAGGCAAGCGAGGGTTCCGCGTCTATCCGCCGTGGTCAGCAACGACGAATAGGCAAGCGAAGAATTCCCAGCAGTGGCAGTGTGATTACTTCTTCGAGGTAGCTGACGAATCCGCCATCCATCCGCAGCGAGCCCTTCGACTCTTCGTTGCGGCCAAGACGGATTCGGCGGCATTCGGTCAGCGAGGCCAAGTCAGCGGCGGGCCGCGTTGA
- a CDS encoding N-acetylglucosamine-6-phosphate deacetylase: MKPGQNAAEAGNYLLAGTVLTDGSAQTDAVVAVTEGRIAYVGPREGLDASLLPGLEELELPPGSMILPGLVDLHCHGAVGGDFPSGDSDPARTAVDFLHRSGTTTLLASMVTASREDLLRGFATLRQLADEGLIAGIHSEGPFLSHARCGAQDPRFLREPDLPLLGELLAAAGSYLRTMTYAPELPGANAVVRTLAEHGVTPSLGHTDADARTTAASLTEAAELLAASGLGTVSRPTVTHLFNGMPPLHHRSPGPVAACLRLAGAGTIAVELIADGAHLDPETVRMVFDLVGAENVVLVTDSMAATGLPDGDYELGPAAVSVSGAVARLSNGTLAGGTATLLDVVRRTIDAGVEPAAAVLSATAVPAAIIGREQEIGSLRAGLRADVVVVDRDFRRVLVLRAGRTLGRPAVGV, from the coding sequence GTGAAGCCCGGGCAAAACGCCGCCGAGGCGGGGAACTACCTGCTGGCCGGCACGGTCCTGACCGACGGCTCGGCCCAGACTGACGCAGTGGTGGCCGTTACTGAGGGGCGCATCGCGTATGTGGGGCCCCGCGAGGGCCTGGATGCGTCGTTGCTGCCCGGCCTTGAAGAACTGGAACTTCCGCCGGGCAGCATGATTCTGCCCGGCCTCGTTGACCTGCATTGCCACGGTGCCGTCGGAGGCGACTTCCCCAGCGGCGACAGCGACCCTGCCCGCACGGCGGTGGACTTCCTGCACCGCAGCGGCACCACTACCCTGCTGGCAAGCATGGTCACGGCGTCCCGCGAGGACCTGCTGCGTGGCTTTGCCACCCTCCGGCAGCTCGCCGACGAGGGACTCATCGCGGGCATCCACTCCGAGGGGCCGTTCCTGTCCCACGCCCGCTGCGGCGCCCAGGACCCCCGGTTCCTGCGCGAGCCGGACCTTCCGTTGCTGGGCGAGCTGCTGGCCGCGGCCGGCAGTTACCTTCGGACCATGACGTACGCGCCCGAACTTCCCGGCGCCAACGCCGTGGTGCGTACCCTCGCCGAGCACGGTGTCACGCCGTCGCTGGGCCACACTGACGCGGATGCCCGGACGACGGCGGCCTCCCTCACCGAGGCGGCGGAGCTGCTGGCGGCATCCGGCCTGGGGACAGTGTCGCGCCCCACCGTCACACACCTCTTTAACGGCATGCCGCCGCTGCACCACCGCAGCCCCGGACCCGTCGCCGCGTGTCTCCGGCTGGCCGGGGCCGGCACGATTGCCGTCGAACTCATCGCCGACGGCGCGCACCTGGACCCCGAAACGGTCCGGATGGTCTTCGACCTGGTGGGCGCAGAAAACGTGGTGCTGGTGACAGACTCCATGGCCGCCACCGGGTTGCCGGACGGCGACTACGAACTTGGCCCAGCAGCCGTCTCCGTCAGCGGTGCCGTGGCCCGGCTCAGCAACGGCACCCTCGCCGGCGGCACCGCCACTCTGCTGGACGTTGTCCGGCGGACCATTGACGCCGGCGTCGAGCCGGCCGCCGCCGTTCTTTCCGCCACCGCCGTGCCGGCGGCCATCATCGGCCGGGAACAGGAAATCGGAAGCCTCCGCGCGGGCCTGCGTGCCGACGTCGTGGTGGTGGACCGGGACTTCCGCCGCGTCCTGGTCCTGCGGGCCGGCCGCACGCTGGGCCGCCCCGCCGTCGGAGTCTAG
- a CDS encoding N-acetylmannosamine-6-phosphate 2-epimerase, protein MILTPEALEALRGQLIVSCQAYPGEPMRDPRTTAQFAASAVIGGAAAIRVQGLADVQFTRAAVEVPVIGLWKDGHDGVFITPTLRHALAVVNAGAHVVAIDGTRRERPDGLTLAQTVAGIHQDSHALVMADCGSFDDAAAAVEAGADLIGTTLSGYSGERPKTHGPDLELLEQIAAAGFGVPLIAEGRLHSPAQARQCLDAGAFAVVVGTAITHPATITGWFAGALK, encoded by the coding sequence GTGATTCTGACCCCCGAAGCCCTCGAAGCCCTGCGCGGGCAACTCATCGTTTCCTGCCAGGCGTATCCGGGCGAGCCCATGCGGGACCCGCGCACTACGGCGCAGTTTGCCGCCTCGGCAGTGATCGGCGGCGCCGCTGCTATCCGCGTCCAGGGCCTGGCCGATGTGCAGTTCACGCGGGCAGCGGTGGAGGTTCCGGTGATCGGGCTCTGGAAGGACGGGCACGACGGCGTCTTCATCACTCCCACGCTCCGGCACGCTTTGGCGGTGGTCAACGCGGGCGCCCACGTGGTAGCGATCGATGGCACGCGCCGGGAGCGTCCGGACGGCCTGACCCTGGCCCAGACAGTGGCGGGCATCCACCAGGATTCCCACGCGCTGGTGATGGCGGACTGCGGCTCGTTCGACGACGCTGCCGCGGCGGTCGAGGCCGGAGCCGACCTGATCGGCACCACCTTGTCCGGTTACTCCGGCGAGCGCCCCAAGACGCACGGCCCCGACCTGGAACTGCTGGAGCAGATCGCCGCGGCCGGCTTCGGCGTGCCGCTCATCGCCGAAGGCCGCCTCCACTCCCCCGCCCAGGCCCGCCAGTGCCTCGACGCCGGCGCGTTCGCCGTCGTCGTCGGTACCGCGATCACGCACCCGGCCACCATCACCGGCTGGTTCGCCGGGGCCCTGAAGTGA